Proteins encoded in a region of the Pieris napi chromosome 5, ilPieNapi1.2, whole genome shotgun sequence genome:
- the LOC125049896 gene encoding superoxide dismutase [Cu-Zn] 5-like isoform X2 produces the protein MVAYLLAVFALVSAVSAENHIQVAKVFLTEPLRKNNIQGNITFTQVDEHKVHVEGVVIGLPAGRYGFHVHEKGDLSGGCATAGPHFNPEKKQHGHPNDKNRHVGDLGNVVFNEDSMATIDFMDTMIALYGPHCILGRSIVLHESDDDYGRTDHPDSKTTGNAGGRAACGVVGIV, from the exons ATGGTGGCGTATTTGTTAGCTGTGTTCGCGTTGGTGTCTGCTGTGTCAGCTGAAAAT CATATACAAGTCGCCAAAGTGTTTCTCACAGAACCACTCCGGAAAAATAATATCCAAGGCAACATCACATTTACACAAGTTGATGAGCACAAAGTTCATGTGGAAGGTGTCGTGATTGGTCTGCCAGCTGGTCGCTATGGCTTCCACGTTCATGAGAAGGGGGATCTGTCAGGAGGTTGTGCAACTGCTGGGCCCCATTTTAACCCTGAAAAG AAACAACACGGCCATCCGAACGACAAGAACCGTCACGTTGGCGATTTAGGCAACGTAGTTTTTAATGAAGACTCCATGGCTACAATCGATTTTATGGACACCATGATCGCTCTGTATGGCCCTCACTGCATTCTGGGAAGGTCTATTGTGCTACATGAAAGTGATGATGACTATGGAAGAACTGATCATCCCGATTCGAAGACGACTGGAAATGCTGGGGGACGCGCCGCTTGTGGTGTTGTTGGAATTGTGTAG